The proteins below come from a single Asanoa ferruginea genomic window:
- the coaD gene encoding pantetheine-phosphate adenylyltransferase gives MRRAVCPGSFDPVTNGHLDVIGRASRLFDEVIVGVLINQSKTGLFSIDERIAMLGEATSGYGNVRIQSFQGLLVDFCKTVHAPVVVKGLRAVSDFDYELKMAQMNIGLAGVETLFMPTNPLYSYLSSSLVKEVAKWGGDVSAHVPDHVLAALRQRLAGNGAI, from the coding sequence ATGAGGCGTGCGGTGTGTCCCGGGTCGTTCGACCCGGTCACCAATGGTCACCTTGACGTCATCGGCCGGGCCAGCCGGCTGTTCGACGAGGTGATCGTCGGGGTGCTGATCAACCAGTCGAAGACCGGGCTGTTCAGCATCGACGAGCGGATCGCGATGTTGGGCGAGGCGACCAGCGGCTACGGCAACGTGCGGATCCAGTCGTTCCAGGGCCTGCTGGTCGATTTCTGCAAGACCGTGCACGCGCCGGTGGTGGTCAAGGGCCTGCGGGCGGTCAGCGACTTCGACTACGAGCTCAAGATGGCGCAGATGAACATCGGGCTGGCCGGCGTCGAGACGTTGTTCATGCCGACCAACCCGCTCTACTCATACCTGTCGTCGAGCCTGGTCAAAGAGGTCGCGAAATGGGGCGGCGACGTGTCGGCCCATGTTCCCGACCACGTGCTGGCCGCGCTGCGCCAGCGGCTGGCCGGCAACGGGGCAATCTGA
- the rsmD gene encoding 16S rRNA (guanine(966)-N(2))-methyltransferase RsmD, translating into MTRIVAGSLGGRRLAAPPGAGTRPTSDRVREALFSSIESTLDLDGARFADLYAGSGAVGIEALSRGAAHVLLVESDQRAARIIRANLDALDTGPAARLVTDRVAAVLGRGPEGAPYDVVFADPPYAIDNEEIAATVAALVRGGWLATDALVIVERATRGGAIPQVEGVTSERSRRYGETTLWYGRRS; encoded by the coding sequence ATGACCCGGATCGTCGCCGGGTCGCTCGGCGGTCGCCGGCTCGCCGCGCCGCCCGGCGCGGGCACCAGACCAACCTCCGACCGGGTACGCGAGGCGCTGTTCAGCAGCATCGAGTCGACGCTGGACCTCGACGGGGCGCGCTTCGCCGATCTCTACGCCGGCTCCGGCGCGGTCGGCATCGAGGCGCTGTCGCGGGGCGCCGCGCACGTGCTGCTCGTCGAGTCCGACCAGCGGGCCGCCCGCATCATCCGGGCCAACCTCGACGCCCTCGACACCGGCCCGGCCGCCCGGCTGGTCACCGACCGGGTCGCCGCCGTCCTCGGGCGAGGGCCGGAGGGCGCGCCCTACGACGTCGTGTTCGCGGACCCCCCGTACGCCATCGACAACGAAGAGATCGCCGCGACGGTGGCCGCGCTCGTCCGCGGCGGGTGGCTCGCGACGGACGCCCTGGTGATCGTCGAGCGTGCCACCCGGGGCGGGGCGATCCCGCAGGTGGAAGGGGTCACGTCGGAGCGCAGTCGCCGCTACGGGGAGACGACGCTTTGGTACGGTCGCCGATCATGA